The Prunus dulcis chromosome 3, ALMONDv2, whole genome shotgun sequence genome segment AAATCCAAGTAGGCGTGAGGAAGTAAAGCTCGCCTTCAATTCTTTAATATTTGCTTGCAAAGGCTCAATGGTCTCTTTCAGCTTCTTGGATTCACTTTGTAACTGATGTTCTGTTCCATGGAGTTGAGTCAATTGATGATCTGTTCAGAGCAGAGGAACCCACCTGCTTCATTGGGATGGGTTTGGGGCTGAGGAAGCTGAGGGAGATGCGATAAATGATAACGATCGTTCATCTGTTTGACTCTCGTATCTTTCTCCCTTCTTCTACATGCGACCCTCGAAACTCCTCATGTGGGACATAACTGTTTTGGTGAGGAAAAGTTTCCACCTTTGGGACGATATATGATAAGAACTTGAATTTGTTACTAACGGAAAGATTAACCAACAGTATTTCATCTTTAGGATTTCGATGGGACCAAGTTAAGGACAGAACTTCTAAAGATGGACTGAATCATGTATTTGGGCTAGCCCAATGCTCACTCGTTGCAAAACATGCACACGTGAAGCATCTTCTCAAACGTTGTCCTTCTAGTCGAGGTGCTATAATTTGGTATGAAAGTTGCCTCATAAAATACTCGAATGCACAATTCATTAGTAGAAGTGACACAAGTAATGGAACTATGTGATAAATACCAAATTCGTTGTTCCTCCCTCATTATTTGATAAATAACCAAATTCCTTGATCCTCCCAAATTCGCTGtaaatttgaactttttggTTTGTGTATGCACTAGAAAGGTCAAAACTAATGATATACtacacaaaaatcaaaatacaaatatgaaTGAGGACAACATTTGTAAGTTGAGAAGAGTGTTAAGTGACTCTTTTTTCTTAAGATTGTTAGTTTATTTTGTGACGTGGAAACAGTCGTTGTGAAACGATGTCGTCGCCATAATATAGTCACCGTATTTTGGCCCACGtacagaagaagaagttggCTCCTTTCAACATAATTTGGAACTCTCTACATCCTTTACTGTGAATGAGAATGAGTAATTCTTGTTAACGTACTTGAAAATGATGGTTATgctaattagaaaaataatttttattctcATTCCAATGTTTAGTTTGTATAATAAGagtaattatttttatgaaataacttcataatttttcattttatttgcaTATTAGTTAGTATAAATATTGCAACAACATTGTGGTTTTTAGAACGAATTTGGTGGTACTCTAATATCCAGAACATATGATTGTCTGATACCACAATGTACACAACGCAGTCAACCTGATTGACAGGCGGCAAATAGACGGACATCGAAATCCACCaaaagatgaaaagaaaaagaaaaagtcatCATTGTAAGAAAAGAAGAACACAGAGACTGGCTGCTGTTGACAAAGatgctctctttcctctccaaATCAAATCCACCGTTACAAAATCAACAAACACATTATGTACAATCTGAACCCAACATTACCTACCCACCTATCCAATAATAAGAATCAAAGagattgaaaaagaagaaaaaaattgtgggGAAATGAATTTGCAGAACGAAATTGGAGCTAAGCATGGACAGGGCCTGGCGTCACCTGAGGCTGCCTTGGTGGATTGAACGGCGGCGGCGCCGTTGAAGCCGGCGGAGGCGGAGAAGATGGCGGATTGAGAGTTGGGTCTGGCGGAGGTGGAGTTTGAATTGGGGTCGCCGGAGGAGGTGGAGTTTGGATTGGGGTCGCCGGAGGAGGTGGGGTTTGAATTGAGGTCGGTGGAGGAGGTGGGCTTGAAATTGAGGTCGGCGGAGGCTGGTTTGAATCTGGGTTAGGTGGAGGTGGGTTTAAATTGGGGGTAGGTGGGCTGGGCTGTGTCAAGGTGGGATCTGTGGATGGTGGGTTGGGCTGGTTCGAACTGGAATTGGGGTTGGGGAAGATgagaggaggagaagagagagagtggcaAGAGTCTGAATCGGCGGAGCATTTGTGGGTTTTCTGGAGGCCATGCCGCAAAACCCCAAATCCCAAAACGAGCCCAAGAACCACAAGCACTGTGACTACGAAAATGAAGATCTTTGTTGCTTTTCCCACATAGCACATTTTcgtatttcctttttctgggttttctgGTTCAGAGTCTGAGAGATTGACAGATAGAATGGGGGTGGTGGGGTTTGTTGGGTCCTTTTCGTCCTCTTCTCATGGTGAAGAAGACGAGAGAAGAGAGTGAGGGTGAGTGTGAGTGTGAGTGTGAGTgtgcattttggttttggtctttttttgttttgttttggcttttgtgGATTTTAGGATTTGGGAGAGAATTAAGTGAGGCACGTGAAGCCCAACTTCAATtcagataaaaagaaaaggtagcATGGCTTTGTTCTTGCCATTTACCGACGCCAAGTACCATTAGCTTAACTGCATTGTAGCAGAGAGTGACTTTCCCAAAATACCCTTAGTCttgtcaattattttttaatatgagtGTTATTGAGGAAGGAGGTTCAAACACAAAATTACGGATAACTGCTATTAACTACTTAAGTTATAAACCTCGCTCTCGTTCTTACAATTAATCGCCCATGGTGTTAATTCAGAAGGGAGGCGCATTTTTGGTATATCAATGGAAACTTGCTTTTGGTCTTGCAATTAATCACTCACATGGTGTTCATTCAGAGGAGAGAGGCTCTTTTGGGTATGTGGATGAAAAGGTGAGGAGTATTTAATCAGTACTAAACGAGGCTGGTTAGTACATAAGGGGACATTAAAGTAAAGCCGTTGAAGAGGATATGTTGGGAGGCGAGCCGCCAACTACGTTTGACAGAGTGCCATGTCATTTCTCTTGGGATTGAGCTGGAAGACTTGCTTATAATCAAAATCACCCTTGGTTTGCTCTTATTTACAATCTTGTCTGATGGGCTTCCAATGTTTTCAAAAGCAACTTCATAGTCTTGTATATCATGGGCTTTCTGTCATGCAACCAAACccaagcaaaaacaaaattctttttaattctctttttaattataatatatataaaataaaataaaagaattaccTGTTTTCTTTCATGAGCATATTGGAAATCAGTTCTTCCCCAAAATTAGTTATATACAtatgaccccaaaaaaaaaaaaaaaaattatggacgATACACCAGCCACGTGATTTACCCAgaacatataaaaatttcttgaTCAAAAGAGTTTCCTAGTTTGAGTTTAGCTAACAtaagataaaaaagaaaactttgaTTAATCATCAGGGTCTAGcccaatttccaaaattattAGCTTCTGCAATATCTAATTATTTTGAAGGGGTAATCTTCGTATCACAATTAACAAATccctatttttataaggaatACAAATCGGGAAATTcatttttagtttgtttttttcatttacagttttcatttttgtccCTATCCTACAGCAGATGCTCTCAATTCCACAAAAAATCGAGAAGACAATGACCTGAAAGAAGacaataatcaaaataagCATGGCCAGAAAAGAATGTAGGATGGTACGTGTTTGTCTACTCACTTTGCATCCACCGTCTCTTCTCTTTGCGTTTCGAACCAGAAGTCTCCAGAAAGATTCCATAAGCATAACCTATATAATCTATCAATGTAAGAAACAAGAAAGCGGAGTTTTCATGCAAGAAAATAGGATTAGGAATTAGACACAAAACCCCACATACCACACGTAAAAATAAGCCATGTATATAATCGGCGCCATGACAAGCGTAACTCTAGGTAGTTTGGGAGAGAAAATAAGGCTTCACAGCAGGTGCTTCTGCCCAAATGTTCTTTTCATAAATGTACCTGAGAATGCAGAAGGAGCAAGTAAAGTATGGAGGCAAGGAACGAAGAATGCTCCTACATTCAGCTGCCGCAGTATAATCAGCAGAAGCCCTCCGCAAGCTGTGGCATCCGAAATTTCCACCACAGAACCAAAGGTAAGTAACTGCCTCACAATTTTCTCATGTACAAATTCTGCCATAAATATCTTATGAGTTTGAGAtattgacaaaaacaaaataatggGCTTGAAATAACTTTATTTGCCTTGAACATATGTTGAAGGAAGTGAGCCACTTCCaagtttattttttcactttagGATTAATTTATGGTAGGTATGGTCCTATAGCCCGTGAGGGCTGAAATGACCTTAATACCCATTGTATCATGCATCTATGACCTACTTTTGTAAAGATGTTTGAGGGCATGTATGGATCAGACTCTTAGAAGTGGCCCAAATGGCAGATACAGAATGCAAACAAAGTAACCATGTCGATTTTAGCTGATATGCCCCCCATTAGGGGCCAGCAATAATTTATGCACCCATTTTCATGCAAAGATAAGGTCAagtgctttattttttttttcttttttcttttttgcttttttggtCATCAAGATAGCAatctattttctataaaaggcAACATGCTGGAGTAGTATTTTGCACCAGTCTCATCCTTTCAAAGAAATTAAGTCTAAAACTTCTTCTCTTACTCAACAATGCAGGCTACAACTACTCTCACTTATGAAGAAAAGATGCTCAGAAATTATGTGCCAATCTTTGTGATGCTCCCTGTAAGTCATAAACAATTCTTCTTCTATTCACTGACATGTTATGTATGCACTctactataaaatataataatcaTCACTGAGCAAAAGCGCTAATTTTTCTTCATACCAGTTGGGAGTTATTACGGTTGATAACGTTTTAGAAGACAAAGACAAACTCGTGAAAGAGCTGAAGGAGCTACGAGCAGCAGGTGTTGATGGGGTCATGATAGATGTGTGGTGGGGGATCATAGAATCCAAAGGACCTAAGCAGTATGATTGGACTGCTTACAGGAGCTTGTTTCAAGCAGTTCAGGAACGTGGGTTGAAATTACAAGCTATAATGTCATTCCACCAATGTGGTGGGAATGTAGGAGATGTTGTAACCATCCCACTCCCCCAGTGGGTACTTGATATCGGAGAATCGGACCCTGATATCTTTTATACCAATCTCAAAGGTAACAGGAACCCAGAATACCTCACTCTAGGTGTGGATAACCGGCGTCTCTTTAGTGGACGAACTGCTGTGGAGGTAAGCTTCACAAGATTTCAAAGTGTTATCTTCACGTAGTCAGCTAGTATTCATTCTTTTATGGTGACGTATATGTTAATCGTTATATTACAGATATATAGTGATTATATGAAGAGCTTCAGAGAGAACATTGCAGATTTTCTAGAAACTGGACTTATTATAGACATTGAAGTGGGGCTTGGCCCTGCAGGAGAGCTCAGGTATCCCTCTTATCCAGAAAGTCAAGGATGGGTTTTCCCAGGCATTGGAGAATTTCAGGTGGGACTGATTTACTAATTTGACAATCCTATTGCTTATTGGCCCTATTCAAGCAAAATTAAGTTCAAAACACATTACCTATTTCATATTGCAGTGCTATGACAAGTATCTCCAAGCAGACTTCAAAGAGGCTGCAACAGCTGCAGGTCATCCTGAATGGGAGTTGCCAGATAATGCAGGAGAATACAATGACGCTCCTGAATCTACAGAGTTCTTCAAATCAAACGGGACATACCTTACTGAGAAAGGGAAGTTCTTCTTGACTTGGTACTCTAACAAATTACTGAGCCATGGCGATCAGATCCTGGATGAAGCCAACAAAGCTTTTGTGGGGTGTAAATTAAAGCTAGCAGCCAAAGTAAATATTCTAATATCATAACTAACTCATATTTAGCAGTACATACCATCTTCCACCTGATGTTAATCCAAGAGTACATGATTGATTATCAAAACAGGTATCTGGAATCCACTGGTGGTATAAAGCTGATAATCATGCCGCGGAGCTTACTGCAGGATACTACAACTTGAAAGATAGAGATGGGTACCGACCTATAGCAAGGATGCTGTCAAGGCATCGTGCTATTTTGAATTTCACATGTTTAGAGATGAGGGACTCTGAACAAAGTGCTGATGCCAAAAGTGCGCCTCAGGAACTTGTTCAGCAGgtaaaaagtgaaaattttgttaagaCCAGCTTTCCTTGTTCAGTTTCATTTCTCATTGAGAAAATGCTGATGCAGTGTTATCTGCTTGTACAATCCCCTCAAAACATGccaaaaatgatttttctgGAAAACCTACAAAAATACATCTTTCTTTGTGTTGACAATTAGTATCAGAAACATGAAATTCAATTCCCCAATTCCAGTAAAACCCCAGGTTCTAGCTAGAACATATCAAATATGCTTCTTACCGAATTTATACCCTTCAATTGAAGAACATATGGAGAGTAAAAAGCACTTTAatagcaaataaaaaaatttattctaatGATGCTTTCAAAAAGTACAACTGCATACGATGAAAATTATAGTTTGCAACATGCATGTGCAGGTTTTGAGTGGAGGTTGGAGAGAAAACATAGAAGTTGCAGGGGAAAATGCACTTTCAAGGTACGACAGTACAGCTTATAATCAAATCCTGTTAAATGCTAGACCAAATGGCATCAATAGAGACGGCCAACCAAAATTGAGGATGTATGGAGTGACATACCTTCGTTTGTCTGATGAACTACTACAAAAGACGAATCTCAACTTATTCAAGACATTTGTAAAGAAGATGCATGCTGATCAGGTAAGCAATCTTCATGTATGTGCCTTAAGCATGTGCTCTTTCATGGTGAAAAATGTCATTCCGTCCCTCTTTTCTACAGGATTACTGTCCAGACCCAAAGAAGTACAACCACCACCTAGGTCCTTTGGAGCGGTCAAAACCAGAGATTTCAATCGAACAACTTCTGGAAGCAACCAAAGCAGAGGATGCATTCCCATGGGATAAGGAAACAGATATGAGTGTCAGTGGTGGTCTACTTTCTAATTTGATAGGGAAATTATTTTCTCT includes the following:
- the LOC117622694 gene encoding pollen-specific leucine-rich repeat extensin-like protein 3; translation: MCYVGKATKIFIFVVTVLVVLGLVLGFGVLRHGLQKTHKCSADSDSCHSLSSPPLIFPNPNSSSNQPNPPSTDPTLTQPSPPTPNLNPPPPNPDSNQPPPTSISSPPPPPTSIQTPPPPATPIQTPPPPATPIQTPPPPDPTLNPPSSPPPPASTAPPPFNPPRQPQVTPGPVHA
- the LOC117622041 gene encoding beta-amylase — its product is MYIIGAMTSVTLGSLGEKIRLHSRCFCPNVLFINVPENAEGASKVWRQGTKNAPTFSCRSIISRSPPQAVASEISTTEPKATTTLTYEEKMLRNYVPIFVMLPLGVITVDNVLEDKDKLVKELKELRAAGVDGVMIDVWWGIIESKGPKQYDWTAYRSLFQAVQERGLKLQAIMSFHQCGGNVGDVVTIPLPQWVLDIGESDPDIFYTNLKGNRNPEYLTLGVDNRRLFSGRTAVEIYSDYMKSFRENIADFLETGLIIDIEVGLGPAGELRYPSYPESQGWVFPGIGEFQCYDKYLQADFKEAATAAGHPEWELPDNAGEYNDAPESTEFFKSNGTYLTEKGKFFLTWYSNKLLSHGDQILDEANKAFVGCKLKLAAKVSGIHWWYKADNHAAELTAGYYNLKDRDGYRPIARMLSRHRAILNFTCLEMRDSEQSADAKSAPQELVQQVLSGGWRENIEVAGENALSRYDSTAYNQILLNARPNGINRDGQPKLRMYGVTYLRLSDELLQKTNLNLFKTFVKKMHADQDYCPDPKKYNHHLGPLERSKPEISIEQLLEATKAEDAFPWDKETDMSVSGGLLSNLIGKLFSLFK